The following coding sequences are from one Streptomyces angustmyceticus window:
- a CDS encoding SLATT domain-containing protein, translated as MPQSGPVGDDDRINALIDHRRTVANLQRQIKRTRLVSVATLIGVVGPPFLLLSLVGATALTWRHYNMAPINVFGVVFAGALFVGCAVFSSNFDTAQPWIRNEEGSRTQQDLSVAELKLNLELAEEERVLAASKVARAAFDRQYSYRDAIPREIDRLRGESASYRRWHNWLQWTLILCSAAVTGVTALYDTPQPGKGILIGLGGTVTVITSVMGYFKFKERGFNLQQTADSIEQEVTALDLAIAPYNLSDEKESLELFAERVEALRVEQRKREQQLDQPHQGRQEVV; from the coding sequence ATGCCGCAGTCCGGCCCCGTCGGAGACGACGATCGCATCAACGCACTGATAGACCACCGGCGGACCGTCGCCAACCTCCAACGTCAGATCAAACGCACCCGCCTGGTCAGCGTCGCCACCCTCATTGGCGTGGTCGGGCCTCCGTTCCTGCTGCTCTCCCTGGTCGGCGCGACCGCTCTCACCTGGCGCCACTACAACATGGCGCCGATCAACGTCTTCGGTGTCGTGTTTGCCGGGGCCCTCTTCGTGGGGTGCGCCGTGTTCAGCAGTAACTTCGACACTGCGCAGCCCTGGATTAGGAACGAGGAGGGAAGTCGCACGCAACAAGACCTTTCGGTCGCGGAGCTGAAGCTGAACCTCGAACTGGCCGAGGAAGAGCGGGTTCTGGCCGCGTCCAAGGTCGCGCGGGCGGCCTTCGATCGGCAGTATTCCTACCGGGACGCCATCCCCCGGGAGATCGACCGCCTGCGGGGGGAGAGCGCGAGCTATCGCCGCTGGCACAACTGGCTCCAATGGACGCTCATTCTCTGCTCGGCCGCCGTCACCGGCGTCACCGCTCTGTATGACACGCCGCAGCCGGGCAAGGGCATTCTCATCGGCCTTGGCGGCACCGTCACCGTCATCACCTCGGTAATGGGCTACTTCAAGTTCAAGGAGCGCGGCTTCAACCTCCAGCAGACCGCCGATTCCATCGAGCAGGAAGTCACCGCTCTCGACCTGGCCATCGCCCCGTACAACCTCTCCGACGAGAAGGAGAGCCTGGAACTGTTCGCCGAGAGGGTCGAGGCCCTGCGTGTCGAGCAGCGCAAGCGTGAGCAGCAGCTCGACCAGCCCCATCAGGGTCGGCAGGAGGTCGTGTGA